Proteins encoded in a region of the Campylobacter concisus ATCC 51562 genome:
- a CDS encoding ferritin family protein, whose amino-acid sequence MRQYETYKCEKCGNEIEVQKVGGGTLTCCGEEMKCVTENLTAVNLMKAFAGESQARNKYELYGDLAKEAGYHAIARHFYEAAENEKWHARAEFKKYHELMNDPIDKMDKNLLDAAAGENYEHTTMYPDFAKIAKEEELRDVERLFNAIGKVEVEHEREYLELKKMLDEEGFFESDEEDIWVCEVCGHVHRGKKAPGACPLCKAPKEYFKREFLG is encoded by the coding sequence ATGAGACAGTACGAAACATACAAATGCGAAAAATGCGGCAACGAGATCGAGGTTCAAAAAGTTGGCGGCGGCACACTAACCTGTTGCGGCGAAGAGATGAAATGCGTGACTGAAAATTTAACAGCGGTAAATTTGATGAAGGCATTTGCTGGCGAGTCACAAGCTAGAAACAAGTACGAGCTTTACGGCGACCTAGCCAAAGAAGCAGGCTATCACGCGATAGCTAGACACTTTTACGAAGCAGCTGAAAATGAAAAATGGCATGCAAGAGCTGAGTTTAAAAAATATCACGAGCTAATGAACGATCCGATCGATAAGATGGATAAAAATTTACTTGATGCGGCAGCTGGTGAAAACTACGAGCATACGACGATGTATCCAGACTTTGCAAAGATCGCAAAAGAAGAAGAGTTAAGAGATGTTGAAAGGCTATTTAACGCGATCGGCAAGGTTGAGGTTGAGCATGAGAGAGAGTATTTGGAGCTTAAAAAGATGCTTGATGAAGAGGGCTTTTTTGAGAGCGATGAGGAAGATATCTGGGTTTGTGAAGTGTGCGGACACGTTCACAGAGGCAAAAAAGCTCCAGGTGCTTGCCCACTTTGCAAAGCTCCAAAAGAGTATTTTAAACGCGAATTTCTAGGCTAA
- a CDS encoding DUF5339 domain-containing protein, whose protein sequence is MKKSLLVLATLGFALSLNAADLTDTCKSYFSDIDKMVEAYKKAGQDQQVKIYEDQKKQSMDQLAALPKEQQDATCKQAKEMFAQVMEQMKKQGLLK, encoded by the coding sequence ATGAAAAAATCACTTTTAGTTTTAGCTACTCTTGGCTTTGCACTAAGCCTAAACGCTGCAGATCTTACAGATACTTGCAAGTCTTACTTCTCAGACATCGATAAGATGGTTGAAGCTTACAAAAAAGCTGGTCAAGATCAACAAGTAAAAATTTATGAAGATCAAAAGAAACAATCAATGGATCAACTTGCTGCACTTCCAAAAGAGCAACAAGACGCTACTTGCAAACAAGCTAAAGAGATGTTTGCTCAAGTAATGGAACAAATGAAAAAACAAGGTCTTTTAAAATAA
- a CDS encoding subtype B tannase, translating to MKGFRVAILGVCLAGACFGGELKFDENKFELKSVQVGERTLKFRAYEGIVYVAKPVSGYEALNFYVPEDKFGDQKGAIFMPNAIGGYMSAKPQKPEIQNEKPNATLEALLRGYVVASVGARGRTLKDGEKFIGKAPAAIVDLKAAVRYLKFNDKFMPGDANKIISNGTSAGGAMSALLGTSANAKEYEPYLKELGAAKADDQIYAVSAYCPVTNLEHEDEAYEWMFGYLDKFESIDFASLDAASFNDRSKKPKTITGELNATQKELSRELKSKFPAYLNSLNLKDAKGHALSLDENGEGNFKEYINALISRAFTATKSSDKNTLTPKFITLDTQGCSLGYTFKLEDFIASLKRAKEVVAFDGFGLENPENDLFGDSKTPAKHFTKFAKERSWGEMADAGVIKMMNAMNYTKNKEAAKFYRIRQGTNDTDLALAVPAMLALSLKNAGKEVDFEAVWGQGHGGDYDLDELFAWIKRVVEK from the coding sequence ATGAAAGGCTTTAGAGTTGCTATTTTAGGGGTTTGTTTGGCAGGTGCTTGCTTTGGCGGCGAGCTTAAATTTGATGAAAATAAATTTGAGCTAAAAAGCGTGCAAGTTGGCGAGAGGACGCTTAAATTTAGAGCCTACGAGGGAATAGTCTATGTGGCAAAGCCAGTTAGTGGCTACGAGGCGCTAAATTTCTACGTGCCAGAGGATAAATTTGGTGACCAAAAAGGGGCTATTTTCATGCCAAACGCGATCGGTGGCTACATGAGCGCCAAACCACAAAAGCCAGAAATCCAAAATGAAAAACCAAATGCCACTCTTGAAGCGCTTCTTAGAGGCTACGTCGTGGCAAGTGTTGGTGCTAGGGGCAGAACGCTAAAAGATGGCGAGAAATTTATCGGCAAAGCACCAGCTGCGATAGTCGATCTAAAAGCGGCCGTTAGATATCTTAAATTTAACGACAAATTTATGCCAGGCGACGCAAATAAGATCATCTCAAACGGCACGAGTGCAGGCGGCGCGATGTCGGCACTTCTAGGCACAAGCGCAAATGCAAAAGAGTATGAGCCATATCTTAAAGAGCTAGGCGCTGCAAAGGCGGACGATCAAATTTATGCCGTCTCAGCCTACTGCCCTGTGACAAATTTAGAGCATGAGGATGAGGCGTATGAGTGGATGTTTGGGTATTTGGATAAATTTGAAAGTATTGATTTTGCAAGCCTTGATGCGGCCAGCTTTAACGACAGGAGCAAAAAGCCAAAGACTATCACAGGCGAGCTAAACGCCACGCAAAAAGAGCTCTCACGTGAGCTAAAGAGTAAATTCCCAGCCTATCTAAACTCGCTAAATTTAAAAGATGCCAAAGGTCACGCACTAAGCCTTGACGAAAATGGCGAGGGCAACTTCAAAGAGTATATAAACGCGCTCATCTCAAGGGCATTTACCGCTACAAAAAGCAGCGACAAAAACACGCTAACGCCTAAATTTATAACTCTTGACACGCAGGGATGCTCGCTTGGATATACGTTTAAGCTAGAAGACTTCATCGCCTCACTAAAACGTGCCAAAGAGGTGGTTGCCTTTGACGGATTTGGGCTAGAAAATCCTGAAAACGATCTCTTTGGCGATAGCAAAACGCCTGCAAAGCACTTTACTAAATTTGCAAAAGAGCGAAGCTGGGGCGAGATGGCGGATGCTGGCGTCATAAAGATGATGAATGCGATGAACTACACTAAAAACAAAGAAGCGGCGAAATTTTACCGCATAAGGCAGGGCACAAACGATACCGATCTAGCGCTTGCCGTGCCTGCTATGCTAGCACTCTCGCTTAAAAATGCTGGCAAAGAGGTTGATTTCGAAGCGGTCTGGGGGCAAGGACATGGTGGTGACTACGATCTAGACGAGCTTTTTGCTTGGATTAAAAGAGTGGTTGAGAAATAA
- the rmuC gene encoding DNA recombination protein RmuC — protein sequence MQQDFYFYAAIFLGVLFLIAIFVIYSFNRDKLELKRNLTQKEQENFEISSNLTNLVSKNSENLQLISEQKARLMSNHERIDELISEIDALKTKIAQKDEAEDEMERVINELKESIGTANERAKNNETNFTATLAELNQNKNALAEANERENRLKRDMAVLRNEIEAKENSLKEQEANLLKVKNELNLEFSNLANKIFEEKSANFTQNSQNSLDLLLKPLKEQISTFQERVNAVHDESVKGMSALGTQIKHIGEIGISMSKEANSLATALKGNNKTLGNWGEIQLERTFEASGLVKDEHYLTQQNFKNEEGKRLIPDFIVKIPDGKHLIVDSKVSLIAYEKAIIASNEEELNLALKEHIASMKNHIDSLNSKNYGEIVPDSPDFVLMFIPIEPAYIEAMKFDSSLFDYAFQKRVILVSHTTLMPILRTVANLWRIERGNEEAKNIVKSAIKIYDKVRNVAEHMNRLSNTLNTANKHFNALASSFSGRDGLVSRLENFKRLSPDEQKDIEVKEIGVNNELEKED from the coding sequence ATGCAACAAGATTTTTATTTTTATGCTGCTATATTTTTAGGAGTACTATTTTTGATTGCGATATTTGTCATCTATTCATTTAATAGAGACAAACTCGAGCTAAAAAGAAATTTGACACAAAAAGAGCAAGAAAATTTTGAAATTTCATCAAATCTAACAAATTTAGTATCTAAAAATAGTGAAAATTTACAGCTTATCAGCGAGCAAAAAGCAAGACTTATGTCAAATCACGAGCGAATAGACGAGCTTATCAGTGAGATCGATGCGCTAAAAACCAAAATAGCCCAAAAAGACGAAGCTGAAGATGAGATGGAGCGCGTGATAAATGAGCTTAAAGAGAGTATCGGTACAGCAAATGAAAGGGCCAAGAATAACGAGACAAATTTTACTGCAACTCTAGCTGAGCTAAATCAAAATAAAAATGCTTTAGCTGAAGCAAATGAGAGAGAAAATAGATTAAAACGTGATATGGCTGTGCTTAGAAATGAAATAGAAGCAAAAGAAAATAGCCTAAAAGAGCAAGAGGCAAATTTATTAAAAGTAAAAAATGAGTTAAATTTGGAATTTTCTAATCTTGCAAATAAAATATTTGAAGAAAAAAGTGCGAATTTCACACAAAATAGCCAAAATTCTTTAGATCTTTTACTAAAGCCACTAAAGGAGCAAATTTCAACCTTTCAAGAGCGCGTAAATGCAGTCCATGACGAGTCAGTTAAAGGTATGAGCGCGCTAGGAACGCAGATTAAGCACATAGGTGAAATTGGTATCTCGATGTCAAAAGAAGCAAACTCACTAGCTACTGCACTAAAAGGTAACAATAAAACACTTGGAAACTGGGGTGAAATACAGCTTGAGCGCACATTTGAGGCTTCTGGACTTGTAAAAGATGAGCATTACTTGACACAACAAAATTTCAAAAACGAAGAAGGCAAACGTCTTATTCCTGATTTTATAGTAAAGATACCAGATGGCAAACACCTAATAGTTGATTCCAAAGTCTCACTTATAGCTTACGAAAAGGCTATCATAGCTAGCAACGAAGAGGAGCTAAATTTAGCATTGAAAGAGCATATTGCTTCTATGAAAAATCACATAGATAGCTTAAATAGTAAAAATTACGGAGAGATCGTACCTGATAGCCCTGATTTTGTATTGATGTTTATACCAATTGAGCCAGCATATATAGAGGCTATGAAATTTGATAGTTCCCTTTTTGACTATGCGTTTCAAAAGCGCGTAATACTAGTATCTCATACTACGCTTATGCCTATTCTTCGCACAGTGGCAAATTTATGGCGCATAGAGCGTGGCAATGAAGAGGCTAAAAATATCGTAAAGAGTGCGATTAAAATTTATGATAAAGTCCGCAATGTGGCCGAGCACATGAATAGACTTAGCAATACACTAAATACTGCAAATAAACATTTTAACGCCCTTGCATCAAGTTTTAGTGGTAGAGATGGTCTTGTTAGTAGACTTGAAAATTTTAAACGCTTGTCTCCAGATGAGCAAAAAGATATAGAAGTAAAAGAGATCGGCGTAAATAACGAATTAGAAAAAGAGGATTAG
- a CDS encoding putative quinol monooxygenase gives MIKKLFLLAVLAAFAFGAEAKVSLYELISTPNNKSLLKRLGMEKILSSKSEPGTQAIFFASAKSKPELFYVLEFYKDEAAYKKHISSAHFKKFASASAEILASKKAISVKKRASFSKNLTPERLKDAYFHITNLSLLAKSDAKFEKIIKKYMQKSVDDGAYAQFAFSQKDAPNKWVLVEIYKDEASFESYRHSENYKAYAKERAGLIDEFDGFGLNNETSFSKVKF, from the coding sequence ATGATAAAAAAGCTATTTTTACTAGCAGTTTTGGCGGCGTTTGCCTTTGGGGCGGAGGCGAAGGTGAGCTTATATGAGCTGATTTCAACGCCAAATAATAAGAGCTTGCTAAAGCGTCTTGGCATGGAAAAAATACTAAGCTCAAAGAGCGAGCCAGGCACGCAGGCGATCTTTTTTGCGAGCGCAAAGAGCAAGCCAGAGCTGTTTTACGTGCTTGAGTTTTACAAGGACGAGGCGGCTTATAAAAAGCATATAAGCTCGGCGCATTTTAAGAAATTTGCAAGCGCAAGCGCTGAAATTTTAGCTAGCAAAAAGGCTATAAGCGTGAAAAAAAGGGCTTCGTTTTCAAAAAATTTAACGCCAGAGCGCTTAAAAGATGCCTACTTTCACATCACAAATTTAAGCCTTTTAGCAAAGAGCGATGCGAAATTTGAAAAGATCATCAAAAAATATATGCAAAAAAGCGTAGATGATGGTGCTTATGCGCAGTTTGCCTTTAGTCAAAAGGATGCGCCAAACAAATGGGTGCTGGTTGAAATCTACAAAGACGAAGCTAGCTTTGAGAGCTACCGCCACAGCGAAAACTACAAGGCTTATGCCAAAGAGCGAGCTGGGCTAATAGATGAATTTGACGGCTTTGGTCTTAATAATGAGACCTCATTTAGCAAGGTAAAATTTTAG
- a CDS encoding NAD(P)H-binding protein codes for MKKIALIAGASGALGSEILKNLCTSEHYNKVIALARHELEFTHEKLEVKVINFDELKDEVPFIADDVFCALGTTMKVAKHKEQFYKVDVTYPLNFAKFGLECGAKRFVLLSAAGASRKSGSFYLKAKGQAEAKIKELGYSSFHVVRLPLIEAERKEFRLGEYLAIKAFKFIPKGFFDEYRPMKAVGIAKVIVQVAQDDHSEGVKIYSPMEYAK; via the coding sequence ATGAAAAAGATCGCCCTTATAGCTGGAGCTAGCGGTGCTTTGGGAAGTGAGATTTTAAAAAATTTATGTACGAGCGAGCATTACAACAAGGTTATCGCCCTTGCTAGGCATGAGCTAGAATTTACTCACGAAAAGCTTGAAGTAAAAGTAATAAATTTTGACGAGCTAAAAGATGAGGTGCCATTTATCGCTGATGATGTCTTTTGCGCGCTTGGCACGACGATGAAAGTGGCAAAGCACAAAGAACAGTTTTATAAAGTCGATGTGACCTATCCGCTAAATTTTGCCAAATTTGGCTTGGAGTGCGGGGCAAAACGCTTTGTTTTACTTTCAGCCGCAGGTGCTAGCAGAAAGTCAGGCTCGTTTTACCTAAAGGCAAAAGGCCAGGCAGAAGCAAAGATAAAAGAGCTTGGATATAGCTCATTTCACGTCGTTAGGCTACCACTTATCGAAGCTGAAAGGAAAGAATTTAGACTTGGCGAGTACCTGGCGATAAAGGCGTTTAAATTTATCCCAAAAGGCTTTTTTGACGAGTATCGTCCGATGAAGGCGGTTGGTATCGCTAAAGTGATCGTGCAAGTAGCGCAAGATGACCATAGCGAGGGCGTGAAAATTTATAGCCCGATGGAGTATGCGAAGTGA
- a CDS encoding NAD(P)H-dependent oxidoreductase: MSEILVVSGHTDLENSFANKIILGELKKQVPEAKFDILSELYKNYVIDVKAEQEKLVKADVIVLVYPFFWYGVPSLLQKWFEDVLVHGFSHGSKGDKLHGKKLVLSFTSGAPEELYKKEALQRYEIEEFLPPLKALANMCGMEFAGYVYSGGLSYQSRHDEAKLALMKQKALDHAKRLGELIGKIS, translated from the coding sequence ATGAGTGAAATTTTAGTTGTATCAGGTCACACTGACCTTGAAAATTCCTTTGCAAATAAAATCATCTTGGGCGAGCTAAAAAAGCAGGTGCCAGAGGCTAAATTTGACATATTAAGCGAGCTTTATAAAAACTACGTGATCGATGTAAAAGCCGAGCAAGAAAAGCTAGTAAAGGCTGATGTGATCGTGCTTGTTTATCCGTTTTTTTGGTACGGCGTACCATCGCTTTTACAAAAGTGGTTTGAAGATGTGCTAGTTCATGGCTTCTCTCACGGCAGCAAGGGAGATAAGCTACATGGCAAAAAGCTGGTGCTTTCATTTACCTCGGGCGCGCCTGAGGAGCTTTATAAAAAAGAGGCGCTTCAGCGCTACGAGATAGAGGAGTTTTTGCCGCCACTTAAGGCGTTAGCAAATATGTGTGGTATGGAGTTTGCAGGCTATGTTTATAGCGGAGGGCTATCATATCAGAGTAGGCACGATGAGGCAAAGCTTGCTTTGATGAAGCAAAAGGCACTTGATCATGCAAAAAGACTAGGCGAGCTGATAGGTAAAATTTCATGA
- a CDS encoding DUF2798 domain-containing protein, with protein sequence MIPAKFYKYVFAFIMSAFMAFFMSFVLTYLNLGFVDGFVKIWLIAYVKAFVVAYPVLLLVSPFVTKLTQILCKK encoded by the coding sequence ATGATACCAGCAAAATTTTATAAATATGTTTTTGCGTTTATAATGTCAGCATTTATGGCATTTTTTATGTCATTTGTGCTGACATATTTAAACCTTGGCTTTGTTGATGGCTTTGTAAAAATTTGGCTAATCGCTTATGTAAAAGCCTTTGTAGTGGCGTATCCTGTGCTTTTGCTAGTTTCTCCATTTGTAACAAAACTCACACAAATTTTATGTAAAAAATAA
- a CDS encoding SDR family NAD(P)-dependent oxidoreductase — protein MKRYIAITGASSGIGAAAAKVFARRGENLILVARRGELLEELKSEIAKFANVNVVIELCDLSKQENVLSLWRNLEKFELKALINNAGFGDYNKVGEQNLDKITQMINLNIISLVTLSTLFTKKYKDKDTQLINISSIGGYKIVPNAVTYCASKFFVSAFSEGLYHELAQDKQAKMQAKVLAPAATKTEFGMVATSKKSYDYDKAFKKYHTSEEMAEFLLRLYDSHYCVGSVDRDSFEFSLSKPKFDYAIKYEPKDN, from the coding sequence GTGAAAAGATACATTGCCATCACCGGAGCAAGCTCGGGCATAGGAGCGGCCGCGGCAAAGGTATTTGCAAGGCGCGGGGAGAATTTGATCCTTGTTGCAAGACGGGGCGAGCTTTTAGAAGAGCTAAAAAGCGAGATAGCTAAATTTGCAAATGTCAATGTGGTCATAGAGCTTTGCGACCTTTCAAAACAAGAAAATGTCCTCTCTCTTTGGCGAAATTTAGAAAAATTTGAGTTAAAAGCGCTTATAAACAATGCTGGCTTTGGCGACTATAACAAGGTCGGCGAGCAAAATTTAGACAAAATCACGCAGATGATAAATTTAAACATCATCTCTCTTGTCACGCTCTCAACGCTCTTTACGAAAAAGTATAAAGACAAAGATACGCAGCTTATAAACATCTCTTCGATAGGCGGCTACAAGATCGTGCCAAACGCCGTCACATACTGCGCTAGCAAATTTTTCGTAAGTGCCTTTAGCGAGGGACTTTACCACGAGCTAGCACAGGATAAGCAGGCGAAAATGCAGGCAAAAGTGCTAGCTCCAGCTGCTACAAAGACAGAATTTGGCATGGTGGCAACTAGCAAAAAGAGCTACGACTACGATAAGGCGTTTAAAAAGTATCACACGAGTGAAGAGATGGCAGAGTTTTTGTTGCGACTTTATGATAGCCATTACTGCGTTGGCTCGGTGGATAGAGATAGCTTTGAGTTTAGCTTAAGCAAGCCAAAATTTGACTACGCGATCAAATACGAGCCAAAAGATAACTAG
- a CDS encoding tannase/feruloyl esterase family alpha/beta hydrolase, with amino-acid sequence MFQGGGGMDGFVAPALGAVPIRTSTATPALLRGYAVVTTNSGHPEPTAEFGLDQQARLDYAYQAIGKVTDTAKQILVSAYDKKPKHSYFMGCSNGGRAALIAAQRYPLEFDGVIAANPGFRLSRAAIAQQWDNQALMKIAPKNEKGEKIFANALTKDDLDKLSHAVLGKCDALDGLKDGIINAWEACKFDPKSLNLDKQKIVAIEKIFNGAKNSKGEQIYSGWFYDSGVSAEGWRQWKLGDSQSAKPNARNITLSSGSVNYYFLTPAQPNFDTINFDFDKDTPKTFETAAINDAISTDLSTFSANGGKLIIVTGVSDPVFSAKDQRDWFKKLEADNENSQNFAAFFALPGMNHCGGGNGIDDVDPLGALEAWHEKGEAPKSMLAKSKTYAGKEFLVCAHPKVATYVGADASKASSFVCK; translated from the coding sequence TTGTTTCAAGGTGGAGGTGGCATGGACGGCTTTGTAGCGCCTGCTCTTGGTGCAGTACCGATACGAACAAGCACAGCCACGCCAGCGCTTCTTAGAGGCTATGCGGTCGTCACTACAAACTCAGGACACCCAGAGCCAACGGCTGAGTTTGGGCTAGATCAGCAAGCAAGGCTAGACTACGCCTATCAGGCGATCGGCAAGGTCACAGACACAGCTAAGCAAATTTTAGTCTCCGCATACGATAAAAAGCCAAAACATAGCTACTTTATGGGCTGCTCAAATGGCGGCAGGGCAGCGCTCATAGCAGCCCAGCGTTATCCGCTAGAATTTGATGGTGTCATCGCTGCAAACCCTGGCTTTAGGCTATCTCGCGCGGCGATCGCTCAGCAGTGGGACAATCAAGCCCTTATGAAGATAGCTCCGAAAAATGAAAAAGGCGAGAAAATTTTCGCAAATGCCCTAACTAAGGACGATCTTGACAAGCTAAGTCACGCCGTACTAGGAAAATGTGATGCCTTAGACGGACTAAAAGATGGGATCATAAATGCGTGGGAAGCGTGCAAATTTGATCCAAAAAGTCTAAATTTAGATAAGCAAAAGATAGTAGCGATAGAGAAAATCTTTAACGGAGCCAAAAACAGCAAGGGCGAGCAAATTTATAGTGGCTGGTTTTACGACTCAGGCGTGAGCGCTGAGGGCTGGAGGCAATGGAAACTAGGCGACTCGCAAAGTGCCAAGCCAAACGCTAGAAATATCACGCTTTCTAGCGGCTCGGTGAATTACTACTTTTTGACACCAGCGCAGCCAAATTTTGACACGATAAATTTCGACTTTGACAAAGACACGCCTAAGACTTTCGAGACCGCGGCGATAAATGACGCCATCTCAACAGACCTTAGCACATTTAGCGCAAATGGCGGCAAGCTAATCATCGTAACTGGCGTCTCAGACCCAGTTTTTTCAGCTAAAGATCAAAGGGATTGGTTTAAAAAGCTAGAGGCTGATAATGAAAATAGCCAAAATTTCGCGGCATTTTTCGCACTACCTGGGATGAACCACTGCGGTGGCGGCAACGGCATAGATGACGTGGATCCTTTAGGCGCGCTTGAAGCGTGGCATGAAAAGGGCGAAGCGCCAAAGAGCATGCTAGCAAAAAGCAAGACCTACGCTGGCAAGGAATTTTTGGTGTGTGCGCATCCAAAAGTGGCTACATACGTGGGTGCAGATGCGAGTAAGGCAAGTAGCTTTGTTTGCAAATAA
- the ilvD gene encoding dihydroxy-acid dehydratase, with amino-acid sequence MRSDIIKKGYTRAPHRSLLRATGLKDDDFAKPFIGVANSFIEIIPGHFFLNKYAQILKDEIRKNGCIPFEFNCIGVDDGIAMGHGGMLYSLPSREIIANSIETVMNAHALDALVCMPNCDKIVPGMVMGALRVNVPTVFVSGGPMKKGYTKDGKPIDLATAFEAVGKFETKEIDEAELRDIECNACPSGGSCSGMFTANSMNTLCEAMGIALPGNGTILALTPEREELIRQAARRICEIALDEKFKIRNILNEKAIRNALVVDMAMGGSSNTVLHMLAISREAGVNLDIKELNKISQNIAHIAKISPSLPNVHMEDIGRAGGMNAVIKEISRRDNGMLNLDNLTVSGETLGERVKVSDIKDESIIHKVENAYSQVGGLAILFGNLAEQGCVIKTAGIVGERKFSGKAVCFNSQDEAIAGISSGKVDKGDVVVIRYEGPRGGPGMQEMLSPTSLIMGRGLGADVALITDGRFSGATRGLSIGHVSPEAAEGGMIGLLKDGDIIDIDVDKYEINVRLSEAEIAKRRAEFKPVDKVLTSRWLRQYRKLVTNASNGAVLEA; translated from the coding sequence TTGAGAAGCGACATAATCAAAAAAGGCTACACAAGAGCCCCACACCGCTCACTTTTACGTGCGACTGGACTAAAAGACGATGACTTTGCTAAACCCTTTATCGGCGTTGCAAACAGCTTTATAGAGATCATTCCAGGCCACTTTTTCTTAAACAAATACGCACAAATTTTAAAAGATGAAATTCGCAAAAATGGCTGTATTCCATTTGAGTTTAACTGCATCGGTGTGGATGACGGCATAGCGATGGGGCATGGCGGCATGCTATATAGCTTGCCTAGCCGCGAAATCATCGCAAACTCGATAGAAACCGTGATGAACGCTCATGCACTTGACGCACTTGTTTGTATGCCAAACTGCGACAAGATCGTCCCTGGCATGGTTATGGGCGCTTTAAGAGTAAATGTACCAACCGTGTTTGTAAGCGGTGGCCCAATGAAAAAGGGCTACACAAAAGATGGCAAGCCAATTGATCTTGCGACTGCGTTTGAGGCAGTTGGTAAATTTGAGACCAAAGAGATAGACGAGGCCGAGCTAAGAGATATCGAGTGCAACGCATGTCCAAGTGGCGGCAGCTGTAGCGGTATGTTTACGGCAAATTCTATGAACACGCTTTGCGAGGCGATGGGCATAGCGCTCCCTGGCAACGGCACTATCCTAGCGCTAACTCCAGAGCGTGAGGAACTTATTAGACAGGCTGCTCGCAGGATCTGTGAAATCGCACTTGATGAGAAATTTAAAATCAGAAACATACTAAATGAAAAAGCGATCCGCAACGCGCTTGTCGTTGATATGGCAATGGGTGGTAGCAGCAACACCGTTCTTCACATGCTAGCCATCTCAAGAGAGGCTGGCGTAAATTTAGACATCAAAGAGCTAAACAAGATCAGCCAAAACATCGCTCACATCGCCAAGATCAGTCCAAGCTTGCCAAATGTGCATATGGAGGATATCGGCAGAGCTGGTGGTATGAATGCGGTGATAAAAGAAATTTCACGCAGAGATAATGGCATGCTAAATTTGGATAATCTCACAGTTAGTGGTGAAACTCTGGGAGAGCGTGTAAAGGTAAGTGACATCAAAGATGAGAGTATCATTCACAAAGTAGAAAACGCCTATTCACAAGTTGGCGGACTTGCCATTTTGTTTGGAAATTTAGCTGAGCAAGGCTGTGTCATCAAGACAGCTGGTATCGTTGGCGAGCGTAAATTTAGCGGCAAAGCTGTCTGCTTTAACTCACAAGATGAAGCAATAGCTGGCATCTCAAGTGGTAAAGTAGATAAAGGCGATGTCGTCGTCATCCGCTACGAAGGTCCACGCGGAGGCCCTGGCATGCAAGAGATGCTAAGCCCTACTTCACTCATCATGGGACGAGGCCTTGGTGCAGATGTAGCGCTCATCACGGACGGCCGCTTTAGCGGGGCGACAAGAGGTCTAAGCATCGGTCACGTGAGCCCAGAAGCAGCTGAAGGCGGCATGATAGGCCTGCTAAAAGATGGCGACATAATCGATATAGACGTCGATAAATACGAGATCAATGTTCGCCTAAGCGAAGCCGAGATCGCAAAGAGAAGAGCAGAATTTAAGCCAGTTGACAAAGTGCTAACCTCTCGCTGGCTAAGGCAATACCGCAAACTAGTCACAAACGCAAGCAACGGAGCAGTGCTAGAAGCATAA
- a CDS encoding anaerobic ribonucleoside-triphosphate reductase activating protein, with the protein MHKVFSITPFTTLDYPDKVAAVVWFAGCNMRCVYCYNIEVVNSNGNIEMDEVCNFLDRRIGKLNGIVFSGGECTANPLFLKLAREVKSRNFCLKVDTNGSHIEILKEVIGEGLIDYIALDFKAPKEKFTGVTGSNLYEKFISTLKYLLEINFDFEVRTTVHADFLDETDISLMSEILYDLGYRGNYYLQKFLSTGENFGNLVDAKSSFDPKKIISKLPIKLRNF; encoded by the coding sequence TTGCATAAAGTCTTTAGTATAACACCATTTACTACGCTTGATTATCCAGACAAAGTCGCTGCGGTAGTTTGGTTTGCAGGCTGTAATATGCGATGCGTGTATTGCTACAATATAGAAGTTGTAAATTCAAATGGCAATATAGAAATGGATGAGGTTTGTAACTTCTTAGATCGCCGCATAGGCAAGCTAAATGGCATCGTCTTTAGCGGTGGCGAATGCACGGCAAATCCTTTGTTTTTAAAACTTGCAAGAGAGGTTAAGTCAAGAAATTTTTGTCTAAAGGTCGATACAAATGGCTCTCATATTGAGATTTTAAAAGAGGTGATAGGTGAAGGGTTGATTGACTATATTGCACTTGATTTTAAAGCGCCAAAAGAGAAATTTACGGGCGTAACTGGCTCAAATTTATATGAAAAATTTATTAGCACACTAAAGTATCTGCTTGAGATAAATTTTGATTTTGAAGTAAGAACAACCGTGCATGCAGATTTTTTAGATGAAACAGATATTTCTTTGATGTCTGAAATTCTTTATGACCTTGGATATAGAGGCAATTATTATTTGCAAAAATTCCTTAGCACAGGTGAAAATTTTGGAAATTTAGTTGATGCTAAAAGTAGCTTTGATCCGAAAAAAATCATCTCAAAACTTCCTATTAAACTAAGAAATTTTTAA